In the genome of Cyclopterus lumpus isolate fCycLum1 chromosome 19, fCycLum1.pri, whole genome shotgun sequence, one region contains:
- the LOC117749020 gene encoding ataxin-2-like protein isoform X2, translated as MLKQQQQPGSGGRKASNGTSGPASMSPPVSGINSGNRTPAGRNRTSAKPSFQSSPVFEGVYNNARMLHFLTAVVGSTCDIRVKNGSVFEGVFKTLSSRCELAVDAVHKRSEEECSTSLLPRREDITDTMIFSPSDLVTMICKDVDLNYATRDTFTDTAISSTRVNGEHKEKVLQRWEGGDSNGESYDLENDAANGWDANEMFRFNEVKYGVTSTYDSSLSMYTVPLEKGTSDTFRQREARAARLASEIESSPQYRHRVGLENDEGKSEEDKYSAVVRDGNDRERGRESPRERERERGRDSPGASTREGKYIPLPQRQREMNRDRERVERGPGGPPPHNRLSGSYRSNPPSSSPRPPLASAAGPQSGISPSERNSPLSGRGGAYAPHHPQGSPSPGPNPGPASSYTPASQGGPAPTPVSAASSPASPPAPHGHAVPHSHSLPHTLADAGRPVNGVSSRTSPKAQRPPQSSRTVRTSNSHAQSTARSPKSGSSQDTPYLDTSSVSMPPHKTSGPAPLFPVDVNEILGAKERAAENLSSTEDGKNSKAPSVQQRSQIEELRKFGKEFRLQPSGGSSSSPSSPATATPPTVGDVAQSSAAQPSPSDTHPASEPKAQASAPGTFQHQPQPSPAPAEDATKDTTTTLGATSSSTAPISDRHSPATPQPARTPGSEEATEQTEAVPEQVKKSTLNPNAKEFNPNKPPMTMSKPNTAPTPPRPTPPSPVVLQHPGGQGPLYNAPYLSYVSQIHSVQPPPMYQYTMSAVSQGKYPRNKGSVVAQRSDHGSSAPPMLQAAASAAGAPLVASPYPQSYLQYNPQQYSQQQVIQAMTPYPGQPMYSMLQGGARMIGQGGGPHPQALGPPGGPQFSAQGDGSQGPQQGIYAQQSFSHHSGAVHHPQPSSTPTGNQPPPQHAAPSPGQNAQSGPQPQSLYHSGPLSAPTPPNMPPGHTSPQGSYPIQGYSIHSHQGIQQTYPLGQITQAHVQGAMSGPHHSGSHGQPQLVMLQPPPQQGPGSVPQHPQHGPQQGAHQHFYIGHPQAMQVQTHPAPFHQPGN; from the exons ATGctgaaacaacagcagcaacccGGCTCAGGGGGGAGAAAGGCGTCCAACGGAACCTCGGGCCCCGCCAGTATGTCCCCTCCAGTCAGCGGCATCAACAGTGGCAACAGGACACCGGCCGGGAG GAATCGAACATCTGCAAAGCCGTCATTCCAGTCATCTCCT GTGTTCGAGGGTGTGTACAACAATGCCAGAATGCTTCACTTCCTCACAGCTGTTGTC GGTTCCACCTGTGACATAAGAGTGAAGAATGGCAGCGTATTCGAAGGCGTATTCAAGACTCTCAGTTCTCGG TGTGAGTTGGCGGTGGACGCAGTACACAAACGCAGTGAGGAGGAGTGCTCAACATCACTTCTGCCACGGAGGGAGGACATCACTGACACAATGATCTTCAGCCCCTCAGACCTTGTGACTATGATCTGCAAAGACGTTGACCTCAACTATGCTACCAGag ACACCTTCACAGATACAGCCATTAGCTCCACTCGCGTCAATGGAGAACACAAGGAGAAGGTTTTGCAGAgatgggagggaggagacagcAATGGAGAGAGTTACGATCTGGAAAATGATGCA gCCAATGGCTGGGATGCCAATGAGATGTTCCGTTTCAATGAAGTGAAATATGGAGTCACGTCAACATATGATTCCAGCCTTTCTATGTATAC TGTGCCACTGGAGAAGGGCACCTCTGACACGTTTCGTCAGAGGGAGGCACGTGCCGCTCGCCTGGCCAGTGAGATTGAGTCCAGCCCCCAGTATCGCCATCGTGTCGGCCTGGAAAATGATGAGGGCAAAAGTGAGGAGGACAAATACAGTGCTGTGGTGCGGGATGGCAACGATCGTGAGAGGGGCCGTGAAAGCCCTCGTGAGAGAGAGCGCGAAAGGGGCAGAGATAGCCCTGGAGCCAGCACCAG GGAGGGCAAGTACATTCCACTACCTCAAcgacagagagagatgaaccGGGATCGGGAACGAGTTGAGAGAGGACCTGGTGGACCTCCACCCCACAACCGTCTGAGCGGAAGTTATCGGtccaaccctccatcctcctcccccagACCCCCACTGGCCTCTGCTGCCGGTCCTCAGTCTGGCATCTCCCCCTCAGAGAGAAACAGCCCTCTTTCAGGCCGAGGTGGAGCCTACGCTCCCCACCACCCCCAGGGAAGCCCAAGCCCAGGCCCGAACCCTGGCCCTGCGAGCTCGTACACACCTGCCTCTCAAGGAGGACCAGCACCCACGCCAGTCTCTGCTGCTTCATCTCCAGCCAGCCCCCCTGCCCCACACGGACATGCAGTCCCTCATTCCCACTCACTCCCACACACGCTGGCTGACGCTGGCAGGCCTGTTAATGGAG TCTCTTCCAGAACATCTCCCAAAGCTCAAAGACCTCCACAGTCGAGCAGAACAGTCCGTACTTCAAACTCACATGCTCAGTCTACAG CTCGTTCTCCTAAATCAGGTTCTTCCCAGGACACGCCTTATTTAGACACATCGTCTGTCTCTATGCCTCCCCATAAGACGTCTGGTCCCGCCCCTCTTTTCCCTGTCGACG TGAATGAGATCCTTGGCGCAAAGGAGCGCGCAGCTGAGAACCTCAGCAGCACAGAGGACGGCAAGAATAGTAAAG cgCCTTCTGTTCAGCAAAGGTCGCAGATTGAGGAGCTGCGTAAATTTGGCAAGGAATTCAGG CTCCAGCCGAGTGGAGGCAGCTCTAGCTCGCCCAGCTCCCCAGCAACAGCAACTCCACCTACCGTCGGGGACGTTGCCCAATCCAGTGCAGCCCAACCCTCGCCATCAGACACTCACCCTGCTTCAGAGCCCAAAGCTCAGGCTTCAGCTCCCGGTACTTTCCAGCACCAGCCTCAGCCTTCACCAGCCCCTGCTGAGGACGCCACCAAAGACACCACAACTACACTTGGTGCTACAAGCTCCAGCACAGCACCCATTTCAGACAGGCATTCACCAGCCACCCCGCAGCCAGCCAGGACCCCAGGAAGCGAGGAGGCAACCGAGCAGACAGAGGCTGTGCCAGA GCAAGTAAAGAAATCAACCTTAAACCCCAACGCTAAAGAGTTCAACCCTAATAAACCTCCCATGACTATG TCAAAGCCCAACACTGCGCCCACCCCTCCTCGGCCAACGCCTCCAAGCCCAGTGGTGCTTCAACACCCTGGCGGACAGGGACCGCTGTACAATGCCCCCTACCTCTCCTATGTATCACAGATCCACTCTGTGCAG CCCCCACCAATGTACCAGTACACCATGTCTGCAGTCAGCCAGGGAAAATACCCCAGGAACAAAG GCTCAGTAGTGGCACAGCGTTCTGACCATGGTTCTTCAGCACCGCCGATGCTGCAAGCTGCAGCATCAGCAGCTGGGGCCCCGCTGGTAGCGTCACCCTACCCTCAGTCCTACCTTCAGTACAACCCACAGCAGTACAGCCAGCAGCAGGTTATCCAGGCCATGACACCCTACCCTGGACAG CCGATGTACTCCATGCTGCAAGGTGGAGCTAGGATGATAGGTCAAGGTGGGGGTCCCCACCCACAGGCCTTGGGACCCCCAGGAGGCCCCCAGTTCTCTGCACAGGGAGACGGATCTCAGGGACCACAGCAGGGCATCTACG CTCAACAGTCCTTCTCCCACCACTCGGGTGCAGTTCATCATCCCCAGCCCTCCAGTACCCCAACAGGCAACCAGCCCCCTCCCCAGCATGCTGCACCTAGCCCTGGACAG AATGCCCAGTCAGGCCCACAGCCCCAGTCCTTGTACCACTCAGGTCCCCTGTCAGCACCCACCCCACCCAACATGCCGCCGGGCCACACCTCTCCACAAGGCTCTTACCCCATTCAGGGCTACAGCATCCACAGCCACCAGGGTATCCAACAAACATATCCCCTTGGACAGATAACACAG GCCCATGTACAGGGAGCCATGT
- the LOC117749020 gene encoding ataxin-2-like protein isoform X1, with the protein MLKQQQQPGSGGRKASNGTSGPASMSPPVSGINSGNRTPAGRNRTSAKPSFQSSPVFEGVYNNARMLHFLTAVVGSTCDIRVKNGSVFEGVFKTLSSRCELAVDAVHKRSEEECSTSLLPRREDITDTMIFSPSDLVTMICKDVDLNYATRDTFTDTAISSTRVNGEHKEKVLQRWEGGDSNGESYDLENDAANGWDANEMFRFNEVKYGVTSTYDSSLSMYTVPLEKGTSDTFRQREARAARLASEIESSPQYRHRVGLENDEGKSEEDKYSAVVRDGNDRERGRESPRERERERGRDSPGASTREGKYIPLPQRQREMNRDRERVERGPGGPPPHNRLSGSYRSNPPSSSPRPPLASAAGPQSGISPSERNSPLSGRGGAYAPHHPQGSPSPGPNPGPASSYTPASQGGPAPTPVSAASSPASPPAPHGHAVPHSHSLPHTLADAGRPVNGVSSRTSPKAQRPPQSSRTVRTSNSHAQSTARSPKSGSSQDTPYLDTSSVSMPPHKTSGPAPLFPVDVNEILGAKERAAENLSSTEDGKNSKAPSVQQRSQIEELRKFGKEFRLQPSGGSSSSPSSPATATPPTVGDVAQSSAAQPSPSDTHPASEPKAQASAPGTFQHQPQPSPAPAEDATKDTTTTLGATSSSTAPISDRHSPATPQPARTPGSEEATEQTEAVPEQVKKSTLNPNAKEFNPNKPPMTMSKPNTAPTPPRPTPPSPVVLQHPGGQGPLYNAPYLSYVSQIHSVQPPPMYQYTMSAVSQGKYPRNKGSVVAQRSDHGSSAPPMLQAAASAAGAPLVASPYPQSYLQYNPQQYSQQQVIQAMTPYPGQPMYSMLQGGARMIGQGGGPHPQALGPPGGPQFSAQGDGSQGPQQGIYAQQSFSHHSGAVHHPQPSSTPTGNQPPPQHAAPSPGQNAQSGPQPQSLYHSGPLSAPTPPNMPPGHTSPQGSYPIQGYSIHSHQGIQQTYPLGQITQAHVQGAMSGPHHSGSHGQPQLVMLQPPPQQGPGSVPQHPQHGPQQGAHQHFYIGHPQGMSPNIPTACWMLAQTERDS; encoded by the exons ATGctgaaacaacagcagcaacccGGCTCAGGGGGGAGAAAGGCGTCCAACGGAACCTCGGGCCCCGCCAGTATGTCCCCTCCAGTCAGCGGCATCAACAGTGGCAACAGGACACCGGCCGGGAG GAATCGAACATCTGCAAAGCCGTCATTCCAGTCATCTCCT GTGTTCGAGGGTGTGTACAACAATGCCAGAATGCTTCACTTCCTCACAGCTGTTGTC GGTTCCACCTGTGACATAAGAGTGAAGAATGGCAGCGTATTCGAAGGCGTATTCAAGACTCTCAGTTCTCGG TGTGAGTTGGCGGTGGACGCAGTACACAAACGCAGTGAGGAGGAGTGCTCAACATCACTTCTGCCACGGAGGGAGGACATCACTGACACAATGATCTTCAGCCCCTCAGACCTTGTGACTATGATCTGCAAAGACGTTGACCTCAACTATGCTACCAGag ACACCTTCACAGATACAGCCATTAGCTCCACTCGCGTCAATGGAGAACACAAGGAGAAGGTTTTGCAGAgatgggagggaggagacagcAATGGAGAGAGTTACGATCTGGAAAATGATGCA gCCAATGGCTGGGATGCCAATGAGATGTTCCGTTTCAATGAAGTGAAATATGGAGTCACGTCAACATATGATTCCAGCCTTTCTATGTATAC TGTGCCACTGGAGAAGGGCACCTCTGACACGTTTCGTCAGAGGGAGGCACGTGCCGCTCGCCTGGCCAGTGAGATTGAGTCCAGCCCCCAGTATCGCCATCGTGTCGGCCTGGAAAATGATGAGGGCAAAAGTGAGGAGGACAAATACAGTGCTGTGGTGCGGGATGGCAACGATCGTGAGAGGGGCCGTGAAAGCCCTCGTGAGAGAGAGCGCGAAAGGGGCAGAGATAGCCCTGGAGCCAGCACCAG GGAGGGCAAGTACATTCCACTACCTCAAcgacagagagagatgaaccGGGATCGGGAACGAGTTGAGAGAGGACCTGGTGGACCTCCACCCCACAACCGTCTGAGCGGAAGTTATCGGtccaaccctccatcctcctcccccagACCCCCACTGGCCTCTGCTGCCGGTCCTCAGTCTGGCATCTCCCCCTCAGAGAGAAACAGCCCTCTTTCAGGCCGAGGTGGAGCCTACGCTCCCCACCACCCCCAGGGAAGCCCAAGCCCAGGCCCGAACCCTGGCCCTGCGAGCTCGTACACACCTGCCTCTCAAGGAGGACCAGCACCCACGCCAGTCTCTGCTGCTTCATCTCCAGCCAGCCCCCCTGCCCCACACGGACATGCAGTCCCTCATTCCCACTCACTCCCACACACGCTGGCTGACGCTGGCAGGCCTGTTAATGGAG TCTCTTCCAGAACATCTCCCAAAGCTCAAAGACCTCCACAGTCGAGCAGAACAGTCCGTACTTCAAACTCACATGCTCAGTCTACAG CTCGTTCTCCTAAATCAGGTTCTTCCCAGGACACGCCTTATTTAGACACATCGTCTGTCTCTATGCCTCCCCATAAGACGTCTGGTCCCGCCCCTCTTTTCCCTGTCGACG TGAATGAGATCCTTGGCGCAAAGGAGCGCGCAGCTGAGAACCTCAGCAGCACAGAGGACGGCAAGAATAGTAAAG cgCCTTCTGTTCAGCAAAGGTCGCAGATTGAGGAGCTGCGTAAATTTGGCAAGGAATTCAGG CTCCAGCCGAGTGGAGGCAGCTCTAGCTCGCCCAGCTCCCCAGCAACAGCAACTCCACCTACCGTCGGGGACGTTGCCCAATCCAGTGCAGCCCAACCCTCGCCATCAGACACTCACCCTGCTTCAGAGCCCAAAGCTCAGGCTTCAGCTCCCGGTACTTTCCAGCACCAGCCTCAGCCTTCACCAGCCCCTGCTGAGGACGCCACCAAAGACACCACAACTACACTTGGTGCTACAAGCTCCAGCACAGCACCCATTTCAGACAGGCATTCACCAGCCACCCCGCAGCCAGCCAGGACCCCAGGAAGCGAGGAGGCAACCGAGCAGACAGAGGCTGTGCCAGA GCAAGTAAAGAAATCAACCTTAAACCCCAACGCTAAAGAGTTCAACCCTAATAAACCTCCCATGACTATG TCAAAGCCCAACACTGCGCCCACCCCTCCTCGGCCAACGCCTCCAAGCCCAGTGGTGCTTCAACACCCTGGCGGACAGGGACCGCTGTACAATGCCCCCTACCTCTCCTATGTATCACAGATCCACTCTGTGCAG CCCCCACCAATGTACCAGTACACCATGTCTGCAGTCAGCCAGGGAAAATACCCCAGGAACAAAG GCTCAGTAGTGGCACAGCGTTCTGACCATGGTTCTTCAGCACCGCCGATGCTGCAAGCTGCAGCATCAGCAGCTGGGGCCCCGCTGGTAGCGTCACCCTACCCTCAGTCCTACCTTCAGTACAACCCACAGCAGTACAGCCAGCAGCAGGTTATCCAGGCCATGACACCCTACCCTGGACAG CCGATGTACTCCATGCTGCAAGGTGGAGCTAGGATGATAGGTCAAGGTGGGGGTCCCCACCCACAGGCCTTGGGACCCCCAGGAGGCCCCCAGTTCTCTGCACAGGGAGACGGATCTCAGGGACCACAGCAGGGCATCTACG CTCAACAGTCCTTCTCCCACCACTCGGGTGCAGTTCATCATCCCCAGCCCTCCAGTACCCCAACAGGCAACCAGCCCCCTCCCCAGCATGCTGCACCTAGCCCTGGACAG AATGCCCAGTCAGGCCCACAGCCCCAGTCCTTGTACCACTCAGGTCCCCTGTCAGCACCCACCCCACCCAACATGCCGCCGGGCCACACCTCTCCACAAGGCTCTTACCCCATTCAGGGCTACAGCATCCACAGCCACCAGGGTATCCAACAAACATATCCCCTTGGACAGATAACACAG GCCCATGTACAGGGAGCCATGT
- the mto1 gene encoding protein MTO1 homolog, mitochondrial: MLTKKPPALQSFLSLVSRHSSHLVRQQYDVIVVGGGHAGTEAAAAAARVGAETLLVSQKIETIGALSCNPSLGGVGKGQLVKEVDALDGLCGRAGDWAGIHFSILNRRKGPAVWGPRAQLDRQRYREFIQSELLSTPRLTVLEGSVEELFVSEPNPEEPGHHRVTGIRLANGSHPISASSVVLTTGTFLSGSLFMGQSKSPGGRIGDAPSSAGLSHTLRERLGLRTGRLRTGTPPRIVKDSVDLSLANVHPPDSHPTPFSFLNTHTHCKPEEQLPCYLTYTTPGVERVVRESLHLNCHIQEDAKGPRYCPSIESRVLRFPGRRHQVWLEPEGVTSDILYPQGLSMTMPPDVQLRLIREIPAMHRAEIHTPGYGVQYDFVCPTQLSPALQVKSTQGLFLAGQINGTTGYEEAAAQGLWAGVNAARCALSRPTVALSRTESYIGVLIDDLVSRGVTEPYRMFTSRAEFRTSLRPDNADLRLTLKGFEEVGCVSIVRYQEAVRVRDSLQDALATLQALALSTQNWRKKLPDMRMSEVKNSLLTGMDVLRYNDVSFEMLASAFPECLSHHMEFSQRLKIEAVYRPHCNLQKKEIERIQKEENMSLPQDINYLTLPVSLSHEVREILDRVRPTTLGAATRLQGMTPAAIIHLFNYVRRTGQKERRSHRNKPDQREERKAEPAARNASLPQ; this comes from the exons ATGTTGACAAAGAAGCCTCCCGCTCTGCAGAGTTTCCTATCACTGGTTTCCAGACATTCCAGTCACCTTGTCCGACAGCAGTATGATGTCATTGTTGTGGGTGGGGGTCACGCCGGAACTGAGGCAGCGGCTGCAGCAGCCAGAGTGGGAGCGGAGACCCTCTTGGTATCACAGAAAATAGAAACCATTG GTGCCCTGTCCTGTAACCCATCTCTGGGAGGAGTAGGGAAGGGCCAGCTGGTGAAAGAGGTAGATGCTCTGGATGGGCTGTGTGGTCGAGCAGGAGACTGGGCTGGCATCCATTTCTCCATCTTGAATCGCAGAAAAGGCCCCGCTGTGTGGGGCCCGAGGGCCCAGCTGGACCGGCAGCGCTACCGTGAATTTATTCAG TCTGAGCTGCTGTCCACTCCCAGGCTGACGGTGTTGGAGGGCTCAGTGGAGGAGCTGTTTGTATCAGAACCAAACCCAGAGGAGCCTGGACACCACAGAGTCACTGGTATACGTTTGG CAAATGGAAGCCACCCAATCTCAGCCAGCTCAGTGGTTCTTACTACTGGTACTTTCTTGTCTGGCTCCCTTTTCATGGGCCAAAGCAAGTCCCCAGGGGGGCGGATTGGAGACGCTCCATCGAGCGCTGGGCTATCCCACACACTGAGGGAGAGGCTGGGGCTAAGGACAGGCAGACTGAGGACTGGTACCCCTCCCAGGATTGTGAAGGATTCAGTAGACCTTTCCTTGGCTAACGTTCATCCCCCTGACAGCCATCCGACTCCATTCAGCTTcctcaatacacacacacactgcaag CCTGAAGAGCAGCTGCCTTGTTACCTGACCTACACTACTCCTGGTGTAGAGAGAGTTGTGAGGGAGAGTCTGCATCTCAACTGTCACATACAGGAAGACGCCAAGGgtcccag ATACTGCCCCTCCATTGAGTCGCGAGTGCTTCGCTTCCCAGGCCGACGGCACCAGGTGTGGCTGGAGCCTGAGGGGGTGACCTCTGACATTTTGTACCCTCAGGGTCTGTCTATGACCATGCCCCCTGACGTGCAGCTCCGTCTTATCAGAGAAATTCCTGCCATGCACAGAGCTGAGATCCACACGCCAG GTTATGGTGTTCAGTATGACTTTGTGTGCCCCACTCAGCTGAGCCCTGCCCTGCAGGTCAAAAGCACCCAGGGTCTATTTCTGGCCGGTCAGATTAATGGAACAACAGGGTACGAGGAGGCTGCTGCACAG gGCCTGTGGGCGGGGGTGAACGCTGCCCGCTGCGCTCTCTCCAGGCCTACAGTGGCATTGTCTCGGACAGAGAGCTATATTGGTGTTCTCATTGATGATCTGGTGAGTCGAGGCGTTACAGAGCCCTACCGCATGTTCACCAGCCGGGCTGAGTTTCGAACCTCACTAAGGCCGGACAACGCTGACCTCCGTCTAACTCTGAAAG GGTTTGAGGAGGTGGGATGTGTGTCCATTGTGCGCTACCAGGAGGCTGTGAGAGTTAGGGACAGTTTGCAGGATGCGCTGGCAACCCTTCaggctctcgctctctccacccaaaactggagaaaaaaacTGCCCGACATGCGTATGAGTGAAGTCAAGAACAGCTTGCTGAC TGGTATGGACGTGCTGCGGTACAACGATGTGTCCTTTGAAATGTTGGCATCTGCCTTCCCAGAGTGCCTTTCACATCACATGGAATTCTCACAAAGACTCAAGATAGAAG CTGTGTACAGGCCTCACTGTAACCTacagaagaaagaaattgaGAGAATTCagaaggaggagaacatgtctcTCCCACAGGACATAAACTATTTAACTCTGCCGGTGTCTCTGTCTCATGAAGTCAGAGAGATTTTGGACAGAGTTCGACCCACCACT CTGGGTGCTGCTACTCGTTTGCAAGGAATGACTCCAGCTGCAATCATCCATCTTTTCAACTACGTACGCCGCACAGGACAAAAAGAGAGGAgatcacacagaaacaaaccagaccaaagggaagagaggaaagcGGAGCCAGCTGCAAGAAATGCATCTTTACCTCAGTGA
- the LOC117749020 gene encoding ataxin-2-like protein isoform X3, which produces MEKVHINWANGWDANEMFRFNEVKYGVTSTYDSSLSMYTVPLEKGTSDTFRQREARAARLASEIESSPQYRHRVGLENDEGKSEEDKYSAVVRDGNDRERGRESPRERERERGRDSPGASTREGKYIPLPQRQREMNRDRERVERGPGGPPPHNRLSGSYRSNPPSSSPRPPLASAAGPQSGISPSERNSPLSGRGGAYAPHHPQGSPSPGPNPGPASSYTPASQGGPAPTPVSAASSPASPPAPHGHAVPHSHSLPHTLADAGRPVNGVSSRTSPKAQRPPQSSRTVRTSNSHAQSTARSPKSGSSQDTPYLDTSSVSMPPHKTSGPAPLFPVDVNEILGAKERAAENLSSTEDGKNSKAPSVQQRSQIEELRKFGKEFRLQPSGGSSSSPSSPATATPPTVGDVAQSSAAQPSPSDTHPASEPKAQASAPGTFQHQPQPSPAPAEDATKDTTTTLGATSSSTAPISDRHSPATPQPARTPGSEEATEQTEAVPEQVKKSTLNPNAKEFNPNKPPMTMSKPNTAPTPPRPTPPSPVVLQHPGGQGPLYNAPYLSYVSQIHSVQPPPMYQYTMSAVSQGKYPRNKGSVVAQRSDHGSSAPPMLQAAASAAGAPLVASPYPQSYLQYNPQQYSQQQVIQAMTPYPGQPMYSMLQGGARMIGQGGGPHPQALGPPGGPQFSAQGDGSQGPQQGIYAQQSFSHHSGAVHHPQPSSTPTGNQPPPQHAAPSPGQNAQSGPQPQSLYHSGPLSAPTPPNMPPGHTSPQGSYPIQGYSIHSHQGIQQTYPLGQITQAHVQGAMSGPHHSGSHGQPQLVMLQPPPQQGPGSVPQHPQHGPQQGAHQHFYIGHPQGMSPNIPTACWMLAQTERDS; this is translated from the exons ATGGAAAAAGTGCACATAAATTGG gCCAATGGCTGGGATGCCAATGAGATGTTCCGTTTCAATGAAGTGAAATATGGAGTCACGTCAACATATGATTCCAGCCTTTCTATGTATAC TGTGCCACTGGAGAAGGGCACCTCTGACACGTTTCGTCAGAGGGAGGCACGTGCCGCTCGCCTGGCCAGTGAGATTGAGTCCAGCCCCCAGTATCGCCATCGTGTCGGCCTGGAAAATGATGAGGGCAAAAGTGAGGAGGACAAATACAGTGCTGTGGTGCGGGATGGCAACGATCGTGAGAGGGGCCGTGAAAGCCCTCGTGAGAGAGAGCGCGAAAGGGGCAGAGATAGCCCTGGAGCCAGCACCAG GGAGGGCAAGTACATTCCACTACCTCAAcgacagagagagatgaaccGGGATCGGGAACGAGTTGAGAGAGGACCTGGTGGACCTCCACCCCACAACCGTCTGAGCGGAAGTTATCGGtccaaccctccatcctcctcccccagACCCCCACTGGCCTCTGCTGCCGGTCCTCAGTCTGGCATCTCCCCCTCAGAGAGAAACAGCCCTCTTTCAGGCCGAGGTGGAGCCTACGCTCCCCACCACCCCCAGGGAAGCCCAAGCCCAGGCCCGAACCCTGGCCCTGCGAGCTCGTACACACCTGCCTCTCAAGGAGGACCAGCACCCACGCCAGTCTCTGCTGCTTCATCTCCAGCCAGCCCCCCTGCCCCACACGGACATGCAGTCCCTCATTCCCACTCACTCCCACACACGCTGGCTGACGCTGGCAGGCCTGTTAATGGAG TCTCTTCCAGAACATCTCCCAAAGCTCAAAGACCTCCACAGTCGAGCAGAACAGTCCGTACTTCAAACTCACATGCTCAGTCTACAG CTCGTTCTCCTAAATCAGGTTCTTCCCAGGACACGCCTTATTTAGACACATCGTCTGTCTCTATGCCTCCCCATAAGACGTCTGGTCCCGCCCCTCTTTTCCCTGTCGACG TGAATGAGATCCTTGGCGCAAAGGAGCGCGCAGCTGAGAACCTCAGCAGCACAGAGGACGGCAAGAATAGTAAAG cgCCTTCTGTTCAGCAAAGGTCGCAGATTGAGGAGCTGCGTAAATTTGGCAAGGAATTCAGG CTCCAGCCGAGTGGAGGCAGCTCTAGCTCGCCCAGCTCCCCAGCAACAGCAACTCCACCTACCGTCGGGGACGTTGCCCAATCCAGTGCAGCCCAACCCTCGCCATCAGACACTCACCCTGCTTCAGAGCCCAAAGCTCAGGCTTCAGCTCCCGGTACTTTCCAGCACCAGCCTCAGCCTTCACCAGCCCCTGCTGAGGACGCCACCAAAGACACCACAACTACACTTGGTGCTACAAGCTCCAGCACAGCACCCATTTCAGACAGGCATTCACCAGCCACCCCGCAGCCAGCCAGGACCCCAGGAAGCGAGGAGGCAACCGAGCAGACAGAGGCTGTGCCAGA GCAAGTAAAGAAATCAACCTTAAACCCCAACGCTAAAGAGTTCAACCCTAATAAACCTCCCATGACTATG TCAAAGCCCAACACTGCGCCCACCCCTCCTCGGCCAACGCCTCCAAGCCCAGTGGTGCTTCAACACCCTGGCGGACAGGGACCGCTGTACAATGCCCCCTACCTCTCCTATGTATCACAGATCCACTCTGTGCAG CCCCCACCAATGTACCAGTACACCATGTCTGCAGTCAGCCAGGGAAAATACCCCAGGAACAAAG GCTCAGTAGTGGCACAGCGTTCTGACCATGGTTCTTCAGCACCGCCGATGCTGCAAGCTGCAGCATCAGCAGCTGGGGCCCCGCTGGTAGCGTCACCCTACCCTCAGTCCTACCTTCAGTACAACCCACAGCAGTACAGCCAGCAGCAGGTTATCCAGGCCATGACACCCTACCCTGGACAG CCGATGTACTCCATGCTGCAAGGTGGAGCTAGGATGATAGGTCAAGGTGGGGGTCCCCACCCACAGGCCTTGGGACCCCCAGGAGGCCCCCAGTTCTCTGCACAGGGAGACGGATCTCAGGGACCACAGCAGGGCATCTACG CTCAACAGTCCTTCTCCCACCACTCGGGTGCAGTTCATCATCCCCAGCCCTCCAGTACCCCAACAGGCAACCAGCCCCCTCCCCAGCATGCTGCACCTAGCCCTGGACAG AATGCCCAGTCAGGCCCACAGCCCCAGTCCTTGTACCACTCAGGTCCCCTGTCAGCACCCACCCCACCCAACATGCCGCCGGGCCACACCTCTCCACAAGGCTCTTACCCCATTCAGGGCTACAGCATCCACAGCCACCAGGGTATCCAACAAACATATCCCCTTGGACAGATAACACAG GCCCATGTACAGGGAGCCATGT